One segment of Rhizobium sp. NXC14 DNA contains the following:
- a CDS encoding glycosyltransferase: protein MPPRRKILVVLKGYPRLSETFIAQELLGLERAGFDLTLISMRRPTDKKRHPVHDEIKAPVLYLPEYLHEEPIRVLKGLAAGFGKPGFKPLIKRFFADLKRDLSRNRFRRLGQALVLAREWRDGGEWLHAHFIHTPASVTEYTSILTGTPWTCSAHAKDIWTSPDWELKEKLKSARWTVTCTRTGYEHMRMLTSRKQAIHLSYHGLDLARFGHFSGAHSERTGNDPADPAFILSVGRAVEKKGYDVLLRALAQLPADLHWRMEHIGGGDELARLKALAAELGLSGRIVWKGAMAQEDVLDHYRRADLFALACRIAANGDRDGLPNVLVEASSQRLVCISTTVSGVPELLTDGENGLVVPPENPALLASALEAAIRDPALRQRLGDAAERRVREDFDYHSSIRQLAGLFEAEWQKAS, encoded by the coding sequence TTGCCGCCACGCCGCAAGATCCTCGTCGTGCTGAAAGGCTATCCCCGCCTTTCGGAAACCTTCATCGCCCAGGAACTGCTCGGCCTCGAACGGGCCGGCTTCGACCTGACGCTGATTTCCATGCGCCGACCGACCGACAAGAAACGCCATCCGGTGCATGACGAGATCAAGGCGCCTGTCCTCTATCTGCCGGAATATCTGCACGAGGAGCCGATCCGCGTACTCAAAGGCTTGGCAGCCGGCTTCGGCAAACCCGGCTTCAAGCCACTGATCAAGCGCTTCTTCGCCGACCTCAAGCGTGATCTCTCCCGCAACCGCTTCCGTCGCCTCGGCCAAGCGCTGGTGCTGGCGCGCGAGTGGCGTGACGGCGGTGAGTGGCTGCATGCCCATTTCATCCATACGCCGGCCTCGGTGACGGAATATACGAGCATCCTGACGGGCACGCCCTGGACCTGTTCGGCCCATGCCAAGGACATATGGACCTCGCCCGACTGGGAATTGAAGGAAAAGCTGAAGAGCGCCCGCTGGACCGTCACCTGCACCCGGACTGGCTATGAACACATGCGCATGCTGACATCGCGCAAGCAGGCCATACATTTGAGCTATCACGGCCTCGATCTCGCCCGCTTCGGCCATTTTTCCGGCGCGCATTCCGAGAGAACCGGCAACGACCCGGCCGATCCGGCCTTCATTCTCAGCGTCGGCCGCGCGGTCGAGAAGAAAGGCTACGACGTGTTGCTGCGGGCGCTGGCGCAGCTGCCGGCTGATCTCCATTGGCGCATGGAGCATATTGGCGGCGGCGACGAGCTTGCCAGGCTGAAGGCGCTCGCAGCCGAGCTCGGCCTCTCCGGCCGCATTGTCTGGAAGGGCGCCATGGCACAGGAAGACGTGCTCGATCACTACCGCCGCGCCGATCTCTTTGCGCTCGCCTGCCGCATCGCCGCCAACGGCGACCGCGACGGTTTGCCGAACGTGCTGGTCGAGGCCTCGAGCCAGCGCCTCGTCTGCATCTCCACCACGGTATCCGGCGTGCCGGAGCTGCTGACGGACGGCGAGAACGGCCTCGTCGTGCCGCCGGAGAATCCGGCGCTGCTCGCCAGCGCGCTGGAGGCGGCGATTCGCGATCCGGCGCTGCGCCAGCGCCTCGGCGACGCCGCCGAAAGGCGGGTGCGCGAGGACTTCGATTATCATTCCAGCATCAGGCAGCTCGCCGGCCTGTTCGAGGCCGAATGGCAGAAGGCGTCATGA
- a CDS encoding glycosyltransferase family protein, with translation MARRLEDARILMYSHDTFGLGHLRRCRTIAHALVEDYRGLNILIISGATIAGAFDYRARVDFVKIPSVIKLRNGEYTSLASHIDLHETLKMRESSIRHTAETFQPDIFIVDKEPMGLKGEVEDTLAYLKARGTVLVLGLREIMDAPHLLEAEWKKNSIMQKIDQYYDSVWVYGPPDFYDPLVGLDVPASLRRKMDFVGFLQRSVSKGKSSINARKDNYLLVTTGGGGDGSDLVHDVMNAYEADPTLTQKALVVLGPYMPAAERAKLVQKGEAIPYIEVIEFDNHMEELIAGATGVVAMGGYNTYCEILSFDKPALIVPRVKPREEQLLRAKRASELGLVDMLLPEQSADPAIMAAALKRLPSRLPPSKSGSNMHLEGLDHISQTVGRWLDGRATHLAVVGAE, from the coding sequence ATGGCCAGACGTCTCGAAGATGCTCGCATCCTCATGTACAGCCACGACACGTTCGGCCTCGGCCACCTCAGGCGCTGTCGCACCATCGCCCATGCGCTGGTCGAAGACTATCGCGGCCTCAACATCCTGATCATTTCGGGGGCGACGATCGCCGGCGCCTTCGATTACCGCGCCCGCGTCGACTTCGTGAAGATCCCGAGCGTCATCAAGCTGCGCAACGGCGAATATACGTCGCTCGCCAGCCATATCGATCTCCACGAGACGCTGAAGATGCGCGAATCGAGCATCCGCCATACGGCCGAGACCTTCCAGCCGGATATCTTCATCGTCGACAAGGAGCCGATGGGATTGAAGGGCGAGGTCGAGGATACGCTCGCCTATCTCAAGGCCCGCGGCACCGTGCTGGTGCTCGGCCTGCGCGAGATCATGGACGCGCCGCATCTGCTGGAGGCCGAGTGGAAGAAAAACAGCATCATGCAGAAGATCGACCAATATTACGACAGCGTCTGGGTCTACGGCCCGCCTGACTTCTACGATCCGCTCGTTGGTCTCGACGTGCCGGCCAGCCTGCGCCGGAAAATGGATTTTGTCGGCTTCCTGCAGCGCAGCGTTTCCAAGGGCAAGAGCTCGATCAACGCCCGCAAGGACAATTACCTGCTCGTCACCACAGGCGGCGGCGGCGACGGCTCCGATCTCGTCCACGACGTCATGAACGCCTACGAGGCCGATCCGACGCTGACGCAGAAGGCGCTCGTCGTGCTCGGGCCCTATATGCCGGCCGCCGAGCGCGCCAAGCTGGTGCAGAAGGGCGAAGCCATTCCCTATATAGAGGTGATCGAGTTCGACAATCATATGGAAGAGTTGATCGCCGGCGCCACCGGCGTCGTCGCCATGGGCGGCTACAACACCTATTGCGAGATCCTCTCCTTCGACAAGCCGGCCCTTATCGTGCCGCGCGTCAAGCCGCGCGAGGAACAGCTGCTGCGCGCAAAGCGGGCAAGTGAGCTAGGCCTCGTCGACATGCTGCTGCCGGAACAATCGGCCGATCCGGCCATCATGGCCGCGGCGCTGAAGCGCCTGCCCTCCCGGCTGCCGCCGTCGAAAAGCGGCAGCAATATGCATCTCGAAGGGCTGGACCACATCTCGCAGACTGTCGGCCGATGGCTCGACGGCCGCGCCACCCACCTTGCCGTCGTCGGCGCAGAATAG
- a CDS encoding cyclic nucleotide-binding domain-containing protein — MLLRDEVEMLRRVPIFSRIAPAKLKLLAFTSDRMTYKAGQDLFHQGDVGDAAYVILSGSADIIVSSPAGEIKVADVELNSIVGEIAILCDVSRTATVRATSPLEVLRISKEHFLKLLSDFPEMAVEIMRVLADRLNHTTAELTAARAAKQPQMAQ, encoded by the coding sequence ATGCTGTTGAGAGACGAAGTCGAAATGCTGCGCCGGGTGCCGATCTTTTCCAGGATTGCACCAGCGAAACTCAAGCTTTTGGCCTTCACCTCCGACCGCATGACCTACAAAGCCGGTCAGGATCTCTTCCACCAGGGCGATGTCGGCGATGCCGCCTATGTCATCCTTTCCGGCAGCGCCGACATCATCGTCTCCTCGCCGGCAGGCGAGATCAAGGTCGCCGACGTCGAGCTCAATTCCATCGTCGGCGAAATCGCCATTCTCTGCGATGTCTCACGCACGGCGACAGTGCGGGCCACCTCGCCCCTCGAAGTATTGCGCATCAGCAAAGAGCACTTTTTAAAGCTGCTCAGCGACTTCCCCGAAATGGCCGTGGAAATCATGCGCGTGCTCGCCGACCGCCTTAATCACACGACGGCGGAATTGACCGCAGCGCGGGCGGCAAAGCAGCCGCAGATGGCGCAGTAA
- a CDS encoding ABC transporter permease: MLRYILWRIAAMVPTLFVISALVFTIIELPPGDFFESQIAELRASGETANLQEIEEMREQYGFDKPEIVRYFYWVAGMLHGDFGYSFEYQLPVSDVVGERLWLTILVSFTTILLTWLIAFPIGIYSATHQYSWGDYGLTFLGLLGIAVPNFMLALILMYFANVWFGLSIGHLMDQQYLNAPMSWEKAKSILAHLWIPVIIVGTAGTAGMIRRLRANLLDEMQKQYVTTARAKGLHPMRALVKYPLRMALNFFIADIGSILPSIISGAEIVAIVLSLETTGPMLIKALQSQDMYLAGSFLMFLAFLNVIGVLISDIALGFLDPRIRLQGRSTK, encoded by the coding sequence GTGCTCAGATATATTCTCTGGCGCATCGCCGCCATGGTGCCGACGCTCTTCGTCATTTCGGCGCTTGTCTTCACGATCATCGAGCTGCCGCCCGGCGACTTCTTCGAGAGCCAGATCGCCGAGCTGCGCGCCTCTGGCGAGACCGCCAATCTCCAGGAAATCGAGGAAATGCGGGAGCAATACGGCTTCGACAAGCCGGAAATCGTGCGCTACTTTTACTGGGTCGCCGGCATGCTGCACGGCGATTTCGGCTATTCCTTCGAATACCAGCTGCCAGTCTCGGACGTCGTCGGCGAACGGCTGTGGCTGACGATCCTCGTCTCCTTCACGACGATCCTGCTCACCTGGCTGATCGCCTTTCCGATCGGCATCTATTCGGCGACGCATCAGTATAGCTGGGGCGATTACGGGCTGACCTTTCTCGGCCTGCTCGGCATCGCTGTTCCGAACTTCATGCTGGCCCTGATCCTGATGTATTTCGCCAATGTCTGGTTCGGGCTGTCGATCGGCCACCTGATGGACCAGCAATATCTCAACGCGCCGATGAGCTGGGAAAAGGCGAAGTCGATCCTTGCCCATCTCTGGATCCCCGTCATCATCGTCGGCACGGCCGGCACGGCCGGCATGATCCGGCGGCTGCGCGCCAATCTTCTCGACGAGATGCAGAAGCAATATGTGACGACAGCCCGCGCCAAGGGCCTGCATCCGATGCGGGCGCTGGTCAAATATCCGCTGCGCATGGCGCTCAATTTCTTCATCGCCGACATCGGCTCGATTCTGCCGTCGATCATCTCGGGCGCCGAGATCGTCGCCATCGTCCTGTCGCTGGAGACGACCGGGCCGATGCTGATCAAGGCGCTGCAGAGCCAGGACATGTATCTGGCCGGCTCCTTCCTGATGTTCCTCGCTTTCCTCAACGTCATCGGCGTGCTGATCTCCGATATCGCCCTCGGCTTCCTCGATCCCCGCATCCGACTGCAAGGCAGGAGCACCAAATAA
- a CDS encoding ABC transporter permease, whose product MSPLPAPGAPLPHYVSTAPFDPHATESMTAAQSRIHLASQKQLMWWKFKQHRLALISGIFLAAIYLMILIVEFLAPYGLHTRNVDFIHAPPQRVHFFDKGEFVGPFVYGRSMTLDLDTLHRVYTDRPNDVQPIRFFCRGDSYKFWGLVASNYHLVCPAIGGQMFLLGTDRLGRDVLSRILYGARISLTIGLIGISISFVLGIVIGGLAGYWGGVFDLIVQRLIEVLQSLPSLPLWMALAAIMPVTWSPIVIYFGITVILGIIDWTGLARAVRSKLLALREEDYVQAAQLMGASTPRIIGRHLVPGFMSHLIASATISIPGMILGETALSFLGLGLRPPITSWGILLTEAKSVSVIAFYPWLLFPIIPVVLVILAFNFLGDGLRDAADPYK is encoded by the coding sequence ATGTCGCCCCTTCCCGCACCCGGCGCGCCGCTGCCGCATTACGTCTCCACCGCGCCCTTCGATCCGCACGCGACCGAGAGCATGACGGCGGCGCAATCGCGCATCCATCTCGCCTCGCAGAAACAGCTGATGTGGTGGAAGTTCAAGCAGCACAGGCTCGCCTTGATCTCCGGCATCTTCCTTGCCGCCATCTACCTGATGATCCTGATCGTCGAGTTCCTGGCGCCCTACGGCCTGCACACGCGCAATGTCGATTTCATCCACGCGCCACCCCAGCGCGTCCATTTCTTCGACAAGGGCGAGTTCGTCGGTCCCTTCGTCTACGGCCGCAGCATGACGCTCGATCTCGACACGCTGCACCGCGTCTATACCGACAGGCCGAACGACGTGCAGCCGATCCGCTTCTTCTGCCGCGGCGATTCCTATAAGTTCTGGGGCCTCGTCGCCTCGAACTATCATCTCGTCTGCCCCGCGATCGGCGGCCAGATGTTTCTGCTCGGCACCGACCGGCTCGGCCGCGACGTGCTGTCGCGCATCCTCTACGGCGCGCGCATATCGCTGACGATCGGCCTGATCGGCATTTCGATCAGCTTCGTCCTCGGCATCGTCATCGGCGGCCTTGCCGGCTACTGGGGCGGCGTCTTCGACCTCATCGTCCAGCGCCTGATCGAGGTGCTGCAATCGCTGCCGAGCCTGCCGCTGTGGATGGCGCTCGCCGCCATCATGCCGGTGACCTGGAGTCCGATCGTCATTTATTTCGGCATCACCGTCATCCTCGGCATCATCGACTGGACCGGACTGGCGCGGGCCGTGCGCTCCAAGCTTCTCGCGCTGCGTGAGGAGGATTACGTACAGGCCGCGCAGCTGATGGGCGCCAGCACGCCGCGCATCATCGGCCGCCATCTGGTCCCGGGCTTCATGTCGCATCTCATCGCTTCGGCGACGATTTCGATCCCCGGCATGATCCTCGGCGAGACCGCGCTCTCCTTCCTCGGCCTCGGTCTTCGGCCGCCGATCACCAGCTGGGGCATTCTGCTCACCGAGGCAAAAAGCGTCAGCGTCATCGCCTTCTATCCTTGGTTGCTCTTTCCGATCATTCCTGTTGTTCTTGTCATTTTGGCGTTCAACTTTCTGGGAGACGGCTTGCGCGATGCGGCAGATCCCTACAAATAG
- a CDS encoding glycosyltransferase, whose translation MMAPRIFFYVQHLLGIGHIARASRIANALVRDGFDVTVVTGGLPVPGFPGEGVKTVALPAVVASNAGFSGLADADGRPAGEEFLAARRNLLLDAFHAARPDAVIIEAFPFGRRQMRFELLPLLQAIEEAEPRPKLVSSVRDILQQNRKAGRDAETVALVKDHFDAVLVHGDPGFVRLEDTFPLTPEIADRLRYTGLVAPPPAPEPTETFDIIASAGGGAVGAELIGAAKEAAALLPVDLRWLLISGPNLPEADFARLSRDAAPNVTLVRFRRDFPSLLRGARVSISQAGYNTVGDLLRTECRPILIPFVAGGETEQTVRAERLQALGLADILPEQGLTSAHMKEAVEKALAAPRQEPVSLDLDGAEKTAAIIRSLIAESLALFKSPVI comes from the coding sequence ATGATGGCACCGCGCATCTTTTTCTATGTCCAGCATCTGCTCGGCATCGGCCACATCGCCCGCGCCAGCCGCATCGCCAATGCACTCGTCAGGGACGGCTTCGACGTCACCGTCGTGACCGGCGGCCTGCCGGTGCCGGGTTTTCCCGGCGAGGGCGTGAAGACCGTCGCCCTGCCGGCGGTCGTCGCCAGCAATGCCGGTTTCTCCGGCCTTGCCGATGCCGATGGCCGGCCGGCCGGCGAAGAATTCCTGGCCGCTCGCCGGAACTTGCTGCTCGACGCCTTCCATGCCGCAAGGCCCGATGCCGTCATCATCGAGGCCTTCCCCTTTGGCCGGCGGCAGATGCGCTTCGAACTTCTGCCCCTGCTTCAAGCGATCGAAGAGGCCGAACCGCGGCCAAAACTCGTCAGCTCGGTGCGCGACATCCTGCAGCAAAACCGCAAGGCCGGCCGCGACGCCGAGACGGTCGCCCTGGTCAAGGATCACTTCGACGCCGTGCTTGTCCATGGCGATCCCGGCTTCGTCAGGCTCGAGGATACCTTCCCGCTGACGCCTGAGATCGCCGACAGGCTGCGGTATACCGGCCTCGTCGCGCCGCCGCCGGCGCCCGAACCGACGGAAACCTTCGACATCATCGCCTCGGCCGGCGGCGGCGCGGTCGGCGCCGAGCTGATCGGCGCGGCGAAGGAGGCGGCGGCGCTGCTGCCGGTCGATCTTCGCTGGCTGCTGATCTCGGGTCCCAACCTGCCGGAGGCCGATTTCGCCAGACTGTCGCGGGACGCAGCCCCGAATGTGACGCTGGTGCGCTTCCGCAGGGATTTTCCTTCGCTCTTGCGCGGTGCCAGGGTATCGATCTCGCAGGCCGGCTACAACACCGTCGGCGACCTCTTGCGCACCGAGTGCCGGCCGATCCTCATCCCTTTCGTCGCCGGCGGCGAGACCGAGCAGACGGTGCGCGCCGAACGGCTGCAGGCGCTGGGCCTTGCCGATATCCTGCCGGAACAGGGGCTGACCTCGGCCCATATGAAAGAGGCTGTCGAAAAGGCGCTGGCAGCGCCTCGGCAGGAGCCGGTCTCGCTCGATCTCGACGGGGCGGAGAAGACGGCTGCCATCATTCGCTCGCTGATTGCCGAATCGCTCGCCTTATTTAAAAGTCCTGTGATATAA
- a CDS encoding alpha/beta hydrolase has product MQHLVVGDIHGFPETFVELLDAGSFQRHGLQLADLSGRPDLRGDALHDHLFNQDGMRHAIRALREIDGRGCLGIGFSAGGTALWNAVREGLELQALICVSSTRLRFETCPLDIPTMVFWGELDPYRPTESWNNAVPQCWKIYAGKQHDFYRLDALTVRSPLRSDIAAFVEGRGPFE; this is encoded by the coding sequence ATGCAACATTTGGTCGTTGGCGATATCCACGGCTTTCCCGAAACCTTTGTCGAGCTGCTGGATGCTGGCAGCTTTCAGCGCCATGGTTTGCAACTGGCCGACCTGAGCGGGCGTCCTGATCTACGTGGGGACGCGCTTCATGACCATCTCTTCAACCAGGACGGTATGCGGCATGCGATCCGGGCACTTCGTGAGATCGACGGACGCGGGTGCTTGGGGATCGGTTTTAGCGCCGGTGGGACGGCTCTGTGGAATGCGGTCAGAGAGGGTCTTGAACTCCAGGCGCTGATCTGCGTGTCATCAACCAGGTTGCGCTTCGAAACGTGTCCCCTCGATATACCCACCATGGTCTTCTGGGGAGAGCTCGATCCATACCGGCCAACTGAAAGCTGGAACAACGCTGTTCCCCAGTGCTGGAAAATCTACGCCGGCAAGCAGCATGATTTTTATCGGCTCGATGCGCTTACAGTGCGATCTCCGTTGAGGTCGGATATTGCCGCCTTTGTCGAAGGCCGAGGCCCGTTTGAATAG
- a CDS encoding ABC transporter ATP-binding protein has protein sequence MEKSLARYIWKNTRLQQLWILAVVAASMIPYFLSFDLPKQIVNGPIQGDGFEGPGATQTFMHIAYDIPLIGHVEFFKGVQLDRFQMLMALSLVFLALVVLNGLFKFYINTYKGRLGERMLRRIRFELIDRVLRFPPAHFKRVKSAEIATMIKDEVEPMGGFTGDAFVSPALLGGQAITALAFIIVQNFWLGMIAAAIVGVQAVVIPRMRKRLLDLGRQRQLTARELSGRVGEIVEGIGTIHGNDTSNLERADIAWRLGRIFSIRYDLYQWKFLVKFINNFLAQVTPFLFYAIGGYLALQGRLDIGQLVAVISAYKDLPGPLKELIDWDQMRQDVQVKYQQVYEQFNVEPLIDSHIQELATAPVGPLTSALVVTNLTLSDDSGARLVDHVSVEIKPNETVAIVGPNGSGAEAFAEALGRMIWPDSGRITIDGRDLLELPESITGRRISYASADTFFFHGTLASNLLYGLKHAPMIDAVYDEKEAQEYKWHSIEAVKAGNPTLDLNSDWVDYQAAGANGPEDLLKAIRPVLDAVQISQDILDLALRSNVNTEVHVAVSDHVVALRASLRDRLRDEGLDGIVVPFDFDAYNAQATVGENLLFGTMKRPLMTNRRLAAHPYFQQLFRETGLSTDLYAMGLEIAENAVELFHDLPPDHPFFQQLTFMTADDIPTYQALLQKLQSRRFEDATPEERSAIIRLSFAYIEPRHRFGLLTNELMDKIVSARKQFHAHIPADLAELIERYDAERFTPSASLMDNVLFGRIAYQQADASDRIRAIMGELFDALDLYDDVLSIGLEFDVGSGGKRLTMVQRQKLNLARALLKRSDYFVFNRPLSALDQRVQDQITRNIIEDLHKEGERPAIIWVLSNARLAEMFDRILLFDRGGLAEAGNYPELSEKNGMFKELLS, from the coding sequence ATGGAAAAGAGCCTCGCCCGCTATATCTGGAAGAACACGCGGCTGCAGCAGCTGTGGATCCTGGCTGTCGTCGCGGCCTCGATGATCCCCTATTTCCTGTCCTTCGATCTGCCGAAGCAGATCGTCAACGGACCGATCCAGGGCGACGGCTTTGAAGGCCCCGGCGCAACCCAGACTTTCATGCATATCGCCTATGACATTCCGCTGATCGGCCATGTGGAATTCTTCAAGGGCGTGCAGCTCGACCGTTTCCAGATGCTGATGGCTCTCAGTCTGGTATTCCTGGCGCTGGTGGTGCTGAACGGGCTCTTCAAGTTCTACATCAACACCTATAAGGGCCGGCTCGGCGAACGCATGCTGCGGCGCATCCGCTTCGAACTGATCGACCGGGTGCTGCGGTTTCCGCCGGCCCATTTCAAGCGGGTGAAATCGGCCGAGATCGCTACGATGATCAAGGACGAGGTGGAGCCGATGGGCGGCTTCACCGGCGACGCCTTCGTCTCGCCTGCCCTGCTCGGCGGCCAGGCGATCACCGCGCTCGCCTTCATCATCGTGCAGAATTTCTGGCTCGGCATGATCGCCGCCGCCATCGTCGGCGTCCAGGCGGTCGTCATCCCGCGCATGCGCAAGCGCCTGCTGGATCTCGGCCGCCAGCGGCAGCTGACGGCGCGCGAGCTTTCCGGCCGCGTCGGCGAAATCGTCGAAGGCATCGGCACGATCCACGGCAACGACACATCCAACCTCGAACGCGCCGATATCGCCTGGCGGCTCGGCCGCATCTTCTCGATCCGCTACGACCTTTACCAGTGGAAGTTCCTGGTGAAGTTCATCAATAACTTTCTCGCCCAGGTCACGCCTTTCCTGTTCTACGCGATCGGCGGTTATCTCGCGCTGCAGGGCCGGCTCGACATCGGCCAGCTCGTCGCCGTCATATCAGCCTACAAAGACCTGCCCGGGCCGCTGAAGGAGCTGATCGACTGGGACCAGATGCGCCAGGACGTGCAGGTGAAATACCAGCAGGTCTACGAGCAGTTCAACGTCGAGCCCCTGATTGACAGCCACATCCAGGAATTGGCGACCGCACCCGTGGGCCCACTGACCAGCGCACTCGTCGTCACCAATCTGACGCTCTCCGACGACAGCGGCGCCCGCCTCGTCGACCACGTCTCGGTCGAAATCAAGCCGAATGAGACGGTTGCGATCGTCGGTCCGAACGGCAGCGGCGCCGAAGCCTTCGCCGAAGCGCTCGGCCGGATGATCTGGCCCGACTCCGGCCGCATCACCATCGACGGACGCGACCTGCTCGAGCTGCCGGAATCGATCACCGGCCGCCGCATCTCCTATGCCTCGGCCGACACCTTCTTCTTCCATGGCACGCTCGCCAGCAATCTGCTCTACGGCCTCAAGCACGCGCCGATGATCGACGCCGTCTACGACGAGAAGGAAGCGCAGGAGTATAAATGGCATTCCATCGAGGCGGTGAAGGCCGGCAACCCGACGCTAGACCTCAACAGCGATTGGGTGGATTACCAGGCGGCCGGCGCCAATGGACCGGAAGATCTCCTGAAAGCGATCCGGCCGGTGCTCGACGCCGTGCAGATTTCGCAGGACATCCTCGATCTGGCGCTGCGCTCGAACGTCAATACCGAGGTGCATGTGGCGGTCAGCGACCATGTCGTGGCGCTGCGAGCCTCGCTGCGCGACCGGCTGCGCGACGAAGGTCTTGACGGCATCGTCGTGCCTTTCGATTTCGACGCCTACAATGCCCAGGCAACGGTCGGTGAGAACCTGCTCTTCGGCACGATGAAGCGGCCGCTGATGACCAACCGCCGGCTGGCCGCCCATCCCTATTTCCAGCAGCTGTTCCGCGAGACGGGCCTCAGCACCGATCTCTACGCCATGGGCCTGGAGATTGCCGAAAACGCCGTCGAACTCTTTCACGACCTGCCGCCGGATCATCCTTTCTTCCAGCAGCTGACCTTCATGACGGCGGATGACATTCCGACCTATCAGGCGCTGCTGCAGAAGCTGCAAAGCCGCCGCTTCGAGGATGCGACACCTGAGGAGCGCTCCGCCATCATCCGGCTGAGCTTCGCCTATATTGAGCCGCGCCATCGCTTCGGCCTTTTGACCAACGAGCTGATGGACAAGATCGTCAGCGCCCGCAAGCAGTTCCATGCGCATATTCCGGCCGATCTCGCCGAGCTGATAGAGCGCTACGACGCCGAGCGTTTCACCCCGTCGGCAAGCCTGATGGACAATGTGCTCTTCGGCCGTATCGCCTATCAGCAGGCCGACGCCTCCGACCGCATCCGCGCCATCATGGGCGAGCTCTTCGACGCACTCGACCTTTATGACGATGTTCTGTCGATCGGCCTCGAATTCGACGTCGGCTCCGGCGGCAAGCGGCTGACCATGGTGCAGCGCCAGAAGCTGAACCTGGCCCGCGCGCTTCTGAAGCGCTCGGACTATTTCGTCTTCAACCGGCCGCTGTCGGCACTCGACCAGCGCGTTCAGGATCAGATCACCCGCAACATCATCGAAGACCTGCATAAGGAAGGTGAGCGCCCGGCGATCATCTGGGTGCTTTCGAATGCGCGGCTTGCCGAAATGTTCGACCGGATCCTGCTCTTCGACCGCGGCGGGCTGGCGGAAGCGGGAAACTATCCGGAACTTTCCGAGAAAAACGGTATGTTCAAGGAACTGTTATCGTAA